One Candidatus Regiella endosymbiont of Tuberolachnus salignus genomic window, ATATTGCTGGTGGGTAGGATCACCCCCTGTGCGCCTGTTAAGCCACGCCGTTGACAGACTTCGAAAAAACCTTCGATTTTTTCATTAATTCCTCCAATCGACAGAACATTACCAAACTGATCGACAGAGCCGGTTACGGCTAATTGCTGCTGAATGGGTTGTTGAGAAAGTGCACTGATCAACGCACATAACTCAGCTAACGATGCGCTGTCACCATCAATATCGCCGTAAGATTGTTCAAAAACAATAGAGGCGGAGAAGGGTTGCGGTTGTTCTAAAGCCAATTCTGAAATTAAAAACGCCTGCATAATCATCATGCCTTTGGCGTGAAGATTCCCCCCTAGCTCTGCTTTACGTTCCACATCTACGAATTCACCATCCCCTAGATGCACTACGCAGCTAATGCGCGTTGGCTCCCCCATGGTACTGGGATGCCCTGGGTATTCCAGTACCGATAATCCATTGATTTGGCCAATCACTGAGCCTTCGGTTTGGATTAAAATTTGGCCTAATTCAATTTCATTTTGCAATTGTTCAGCGAGATAACTTTGGCGCCAATGTCGATTATTTAACGCTATATTCAGCGTGTTGGCAGTGATAGTCTCTGTTTCTTGATGTAATGCCGCTTCGGTTAATTGATGACTAAGCCATTGTGGGCAAAGTGGCAGACAATGCTGATCACCGCTGTAGCGAACTGCTTGTTGAAATAATACTGGCCATGCGTCATTAGCTAATGGTGGTAATTGATTTTGTTCCTGCAACCCGTTGATATAACTGCACCACAATGACATATCGTCAATATTATTGAGTGGCAATTGCGTTTCAAATTCACCATAGCTTGCTATTTTGCTCAATTCGGGCTCTATATCATGGAAATCTCCTAGCCCATGACGATCCCCCACTATGACTAGACGTAGATTAAGGGGGATGGGAGGAATAACCATCGGCAAGGCGCACTTTTCATCAGGAGATAACCACTCAAAACGCTGTTGTATTATCATTTTTTTGAGTCGTAACCACATCAATGGTTGAGAGAGTAAGGTGTGAATGGCAAGAATCAACACCCCTCCATTCACCTGATGTATTAAACCCGGCTGTAGGCTAATTTGATCTTTATGCCGTCTAACACAACCAAACAGCTGCTCTGGT contains:
- a CDS encoding Lon protease family protein; its protein translation is MTNKRLKWQSLLPDTTPYQALFARATQLAPVICSEVQLRLTSSIKLFCHPQSKSRFMLIKAQESSDYLTLIAQIIKNSQSKPPVLYGGDYQIQNDQITWLAAQKGYELFATKTTCLYQEWVEPEQLFGCVRRHKDQISLQPGLIHQVNGGVLILAIHTLLSQPLMWLRLKKMIIQQRFEWLSPDEKCALPMVIPPIPLNLRLVIVGDRHGLGDFHDIEPELSKIASYGEFETQLPLNNIDDMSLWCSYINGLQEQNQLPPLANDAWPVLFQQAVRYSGDQHCLPLCPQWLSHQLTEAALHQETETITANTLNIALNNRHWRQSYLAEQLQNEIELGQILIQTEGSVIGQINGLSVLEYPGHPSTMGEPTRISCVVHLGDGEFVDVERKAELGGNLHAKGMMIMQAFLISELALEQPQPFSASIVFEQSYGDIDGDSASLAELCALISALSQQPIQQQLAVTGSVDQFGNVLSIGGINEKIEGFFEVCQRRGLTGAQGVILPTSNIRHLCLHQAVVEAVKNEQFHLWAVDTVAEALPLLTGLPYSHENQTNLLGIIQERIAQVHMHDRRRPWPLRWLSWLH